A window of Primulina tabacum isolate GXHZ01 chromosome 4, ASM2559414v2, whole genome shotgun sequence contains these coding sequences:
- the LOC142542028 gene encoding uncharacterized protein At2g29880-like yields the protein MGDSQTKYNLWTTEEINELLKLMVDAATRGWRDKNEMLNKRTVEINILPTLNGKLGCEKTFAQYQSRLKWFKQQYNNYSKLTRHSSGFGWDPETKKFTANDESHPKHEHYRTSTFEDYEDLRIAVGNGTTT from the exons ATGGGcgattcacaaacaaaatataatttgtGGACGACTGAGGAGATCAATGAATTATTAAAACTCATGGTCGATGCTGCCACGAGAGGATGGCGTGATAAGAATGAGATGCTGAACAAAAGAACAGTGGAAATAAATATACTTCCTACTCTTAACGGAAAACTGGGGTGTGAAAAGACTTTCGCACAATATCAAAGTCGTTTGAAATGGTTCAAACAACAatacaataattattctaagCTTACGCGTCATAGTTCTGGGTTTGGATGGGATCCTGAGACAAAGAAATTCACGGCTAATGATGAA TCTCATCCTAAACATGAACATTATCGGACAAGCACTTTTGAAGATTATGAAGATTTGAGAATTGCAGTTGGGAATGGAACAACCACATGA